In Armatimonadota bacterium, the genomic stretch CAGGGGAGACGGTCTCCCCGGCCCGGATCGAGGTGCTCTCAATCTTAGGAATCTTGGCCAGGTTAGTCTCGAGATCAGCCGCTTCCCTCCGGAAGAACTCAGCAACACGAGGCATGAAATCTTTGAATTTGGGATACTGCTTTCGCTCAGACTGAAACTGATCAATGAGATCAACGAGCCTCTTGGTCCAGAAAAAACCTCTTCGATGCTCGGCGGCGAGAGCTTCTTTGGCTTCCGACGACGACATTCTTTCTTGAGCGAACTTCACGGTCATTGCTCGCACCAGCGACTCTTGAATCATTACTTTTGCGCTGCCATACGCCTGATCGGCCAGGATCGCCTTTCTTGAAGGGAAAATTCTTTCTGCGGAGTCGCCAAAGGAGTCCCACGTGGCATCTACATATCCATTTGTGTATGTATGGCAAAACTCGTGGACGACGCGAGCTCGATCATCAGAATCATAAACTGGCAACCCAGTTGAATCGTAGACAGTCCCCAAAATGGGCAGAATCTCCATTCTTGCCCTCGGATACGTGACAGTCATCCCGTAATTGGCGCCGCCATTCAAGAGCCCTGGAATCGCGGAGAAAGGGGCGTTCTTCCTCACGCCGAACATTCCGTCGAACCAAGCAGAATAGGGGTACTTCGCAAGTTCGTGGGAGAGACTTTCTGCGGCTTGACGATAGAACTTCGCTTCCGACGCGAAGAATCCGTTCGCGTCCGTAGCCTTCGTGAACTGCTCCAAAAGTTTTGCAAACGCCTTCGCATCGTCGAGCTTCCACCGACTCGAGAGGCTCTTCCGCAAGTCGCTATCGGCCATTTTGAACGCGAAGTTATCTGTTCGTAGGTGGACCGCAAATGACGCGACAGCGTCAAATCCAATTCCACTCTCCTCGCGAACTTTGAGGGCGTACTTCACGGCGGGATGATCCTTGTACTTCCCGAAGTGGGAATCGACCCGCTTAACATATGGCGCGTCCGCCGGAGCCATGCTGTATTCGTCAGCTTCGGCGAGGCGGAAGATGATCGATAAGAGCTCGACTCTCGGGTTGACCTGAACAGGTATGGAGTGCTGAACCAGAGTTCCAAGTATCGAGAGCACGACAAGCGGCATAACCACTTTACGCGCCGCATGTTTGTAGGAGTTCCCCTGCAGAATCTGACGTAGGAATCGGGGAATGTTCCATCATATAGGGATTCTATGAAGATTAACAAAACCTATGCAGCCCTTTACATTGACTTCGAAAACATCTATCACTATCTTCGCAAGCGAACGATTGATGCCGAGCGCACCCAAGATATCCTCCTCGAGCTAGTTCAAAACCTACGCAAGACTCTCAACGAGGAGCACGGGACAATGTGTATCGTCCAGTACGCCTA encodes the following:
- a CDS encoding DUF4932 domain-containing protein; this translates as MPLVVLSILGTLVQHSIPVQVNPRVELLSIIFRLAEADEYSMAPADAPYVKRVDSHFGKYKDHPAVKYALKVREESGIGFDAVASFAVHLRTDNFAFKMADSDLRKSLSSRWKLDDAKAFAKLLEQFTKATDANGFFASEAKFYRQAAESLSHELAKYPYSAWFDGMFGVRKNAPFSAIPGLLNGGANYGMTVTYPRARMEILPILGTVYDSTGLPVYDSDDRARVVHEFCHTYTNGYVDATWDSFGDSAERIFPSRKAILADQAYGSAKVMIQESLVRAMTVKFAQERMSSSEAKEALAAEHRRGFFWTKRLVDLIDQFQSERKQYPKFKDFMPRVAEFFRREAADLETNLAKIPKIESTSIRAGETVSPGVNILKVKFDRPMIAGRKGLIGATLTPWPDGSSGGHWSPDGTSVEFNLKLEPNKAYRYQFGNMYGESYESKEGFPFEPAILEFKTSDLS